The genomic interval GAAAGAGCGCGCTTTAGAAACTTTACGTTACATGAATGTTGAACTTCAAAAGTTAGAATTGAAGAATGATATTCAGTCAAAAGTACGTTTTGATTTAGATCAGCAGCAAAGAGAATATTTCCTTCAACAGCAAATGAAAACCATTCAAGAAGAATTGGGTGGCGTTTCGCAGGAAGAAGAAATGGACGAAATGGGATTGAAAGCGAAAACCAAAAAATGGGACGAAAAAACGCAGAAACATTTCGAGAAAGAATTATCTAAAATGCGCCGTATGAATCCGCAATCTCCCGATTTTGGAATTCAGCGTAACTATTTAGAGCTATTTTTAGAATTGCCTTGGGGCGAATATTCTAAAGATAAATTCGATTTAAAATTTGCACAAAAAGTTTTAGATAAAGATCACTTTGGTCTTGATGAAGTTAAGAAAAGAATGATTGAGCATTTGGCAGTTTTGAAATTGCGAAATGACATGAAATCGCCAATTATATGTTTAACAGGACCTCCAGGAGTTGGAAAAACTTCAATTGGTCGCTCTGTTGCAGAAGCTTTAGGACGTGAATATGTACGTATTTCACTTGGTGGTTTACGTGACGAAGCAGAAATTCGCGGACATAGAAAGACATATATCGGAGCTATGCCAGGAAGAATTATTCAAAGTTTGAAAAAAGCTGGAACTTCAAATCCAGTTTTCATTTTAGACGAAATTGATAAATTATCAAGCGGAAACAGTGGTGATCCTTCTTCTGCTTTATTGGAAGTTTTAGATCCGGAACAAAACAATGCTTTTTATGATAATTTCCTTGAAATGGGATATGACTTATCTAAAGTAATGTTTATTGCGACTTCTAACAATATGGCAGCAATTCAGCCAGCATTACGCGATAGAATGGAAGTGATTAAAATGTCTGGTTATACAATTGAAGAAAAAGTAGAAATTGCCAAAAGACATTTGTTTCCAAAACAGTTAGAAGCACACGGTTTAACAGCAAAAGATTTAACAATTGGTAAAAAACAATTAGAAAAAATCGTTGAAGGTTATACAAGAGAATCTGGAGTTCGTAACTTAGAAACTAAAATTGCTCAGGTAATTAGAAATGCAGCAAAATCTGTTGCAATGGAAGAAGAATACAATAAAAAAGTTACCGATGATGATATCGTAACTATTTTAGGAGTTCCAAGATTAGAGCGTGATAAGTATGAAAACAACGATGTTGCAGGTGTTGTTACAGGTTTAGCTTGGACGAGCGTTGGCGGAGATATCTTGTTTATCGAATCTTTAATTTCTGAAGGAAAAGGCGCTTTGACAATTACAGGAAATCTTGGAACTGTAATGAAAGAGTCGGCGACAATTGCTTTAGAATACATTAAAGCAAATGCTAAGAAATTAGGTTTGAAAACTGAGATTTTCCAAAAATATAATATTCACTTGCACGTTCCAGAAGGAGCAACTCCAAAAGATGGACCAAGTGCTGGTATTGCAATGTTGACTTCTTTGGTTTCTCTTTTAACTCAGAAGAAAGTTAAGAAAAGTATTGCTATGACAGGAGAGATTACACTTCGTGGAAAAGTATTGCCAGTTGGTGGAATTAAAGAAAAAATCTTAGCAGCAAAAAGAGCTAACATTAAAGAAATTATTTTATGTCACGAAAATAAAAGTGATATTGATGAAATAAAAGCAGAATATTTAGAAGGTTTAACTTTTCACTATGTGAAAGAAATGAGCGAAGTCTTAGCTTTGGCTTTAACAGACCAAAATGTAAAAAATGCCAAAGAACTTAAATAAACTTTTTAATTTATAAATTATTTGAAAATCCAAATTCCAATTTAATCGGAATTTGGATTTTTTTGTTCTGAAATTTTTATTATCGGTTTGCATTTAGCTATAAAATTTAATTTTTAAGTTATATAATTTTATATTTGTAGTTGCGTTATTCCCATATAGGAACGCCAAAGCCAAAAATGCCAAAACCAGTCGTTTTATTTTTTATGATTTTACTTTGTTCGGTTTGCTTCGGACAAGTGGGAGGGCGCTACACATACCAGTTTCTAAATTTAACTACTTCACCAAGACAAGCGGCATTAGGAGGAGATATTATTACGATATACGACGAAGATGTTAATCAAGCTATGTCTAATCCGGCGCTAATAAATCCTGACATGGATAATCATTTAGCATTAAATTATGGTAGTTACTATGGCGAAGCTTCTTACGGAACTGCTTCATACGCTTATACTTATGATAGACACGTGCAGACTTTTTATGCAGGCATTAGCTATGTAAACTATGGCTCGTTTGAAGGTTATGATGAAAACGGGCAATCGACTTCTAGTTTTACAGGAAGTGAAGGAGCGCTAACCGTAGGATATGCGTACAACGTTCCTTATACAGATCTTTATATTGGTGCCAATGCAAAGTTAATTACTTCGTCTTTAGAAAATTATAATTCTATAGGTGGCGCCGTTGATTTAGGCCTTTTGTATTTAATCGAAGAAAGTAAATTAAATTTAGGTTTTGTAGTTCGTAATATTGGTACACAGTTTACGACTTATTCAGGAATTAAAGAAAATTTACCATTTGAGATTGTTGCTGGAATTTCGCAAGAATTAGAGCATGTTCCAATTCGTTGGCATCTTTCTTTAGAAAATCTTCAACAATGGAATATTTCTTTCTCGAATCCTGTTCGTGGAGAAACGAATATCGACGGATCAACAAATCCTGAAAAAGTTTCTTTTTTTAATAATGCATTGCGACATGTGGCTTTTGGTGTTGAGATTTTTCCTCAAAGAGCCTTTAATTTCCGCGTTGGTTACAATTTTAGAAGAGGAGAAGAATTGAGAGTTGAAGAACAACGTAACTTTTCTGGAGTTTCGCTTGGTTTTGGATTGAAAATAAATAAGCTGAAATTCAATTATTCCTACTCTAGATATACCTTGGCAGCAAATACAAGTCTTTTTGGTTTGATTTTAAATTTTCAATAATTAAACAAAAACTTTTCTGAGTAAAATTATAAATGAAGAAAATACTTTTTATAGTTTTTTTGCTTGCGGCGGTATTTACTGCTTATCTTTTTATATCTGACAAAAAAGATTTTTCGTCTGCTTCTGAACCAGAAACAGACAAAAGAATTGAATATCAAGTTTCTGAAGTTAGAAAATTCTTGAAAAGCAATTCAAAGTACAATGATAGAGTTGTATTTTTTATCGATATGAAAATACCTTCTGGAAAGAATAGATTTTTTGTTTATGATTTAAAAGAAAATAAAATTATAGACAAAGGGCTAGTTGCTCACGGTTCTGGTTCAGAAACAGGAATAAAAGGGAGGCTAAAATTTAGTAATGTTCCCAATTCATTAAGTACTTCACTTGGAAAATATTACATCGGAAACCACTATAACGGAAAATTTGGAAAAGCTTATAAATTGTATGGTTTAGATAAAAGTAACAGCAATGCTTTTAAAAGAGATATAGTTTTTCATTACTATTATGATGTTCCATATAAAGAGAAAGATGGTTACATTTGCAATAGTTATGGTTGTCCTATGGTAAATAAAAAGTATTTCCAGAGAATGGCAAAAATAATTGATAGTTCTGAATCGGATATTTTAATGAATATCTATTATTGAGATTAAATCGGTTTTAAGAGAATAAAAATAAAAACAAAAAAATTGAGAAAAATTACCATTGCCATCGACGGATTTTCATCTACAGGAAAAAGCACATTGGCTAAACAATTAGCAAAAGAACTTGAGTATGTTTATGTAGATACAGGCGCTATGTATCGTGCAGTAGCGTATTTTGCTATGCAACATAATTTGATAAGTGCTGACTTTTTTAAGAAAGAAGCTTTGATTGAGGCGTTAGTTGATATTAAACTTGAGTTTAGATATAATGCTGCTTTAGGTTTTGCAGAAATGTATTTAAATGGTGAAAATGTAGAGAAGCAAATAAGAACTATCGAAGTTTCTAATTTTGTCAGCAAAGTCGCAGCAGTTTCTGAAGTTCGAACAAAATTAGTAGAACAACAGCAGGAAATGGGAACTAATAAAGCAATTGTGATGGATGGAAGAGATATTGGAACTGTAGTTTTTCCAAATGCTGAACTTAAAATTTTTATGACAGCAAGTGCCGAAACTCGCGCTCAAAGACGTTTTGATGAGTTACAACAAAAGGGTGATAACGTGACCTATGAAGAAGTTTTGAAAAATGTAGTGGATCGTGACCATATGGATACACACCGTGAAGATTCTCCTTTGGTTATTGCCGATGATGCAATTGAAATAGATAATTCTTACTTAAATAAAGAAGAGCAATTTGCCGCTGTTTTAGAATTAGTAAATGATATTGTTAAATTGGATTAATTCTTTGTAGATATTATTTTTAATGCTAGTTTTACCGCTTCATTTTTACTAAAAAGACAATTTTATCTTATGGGGATTAAAAACAGATTGATTTTAATGAGCTTTCTTCAATTTTTTGTTTGGGGAGCATGGCTTATAACAATTGGAAATTATTGGTTTGGGACGAAAAATTGGGAAGGAACTCAATTTGGTCTTGTTTTTGGAACCATGGGAATCGCTTCTCTTTTTATGCCTACACTTACTGGTATTATTGCCGATAGATGGGTAAATGCTGAAAAGCTTTACGGAATTCTTCATATTTTATATGCAGTAGTTTTATTTGGAATTGCGCAAGTTACAACGCCAGATACTTTTATTATTGTAATGCTTTTAGCGATGTGCTGTTATATGCCAACAATTGCTTTAAGTAATTCTATATCTTATACTTCGCTTAAATTAAACAATAAAAATATTGTAAAAGATTTTCCGCCAATTCGTGTGTGGGGAACAATCGGTTTTATTGTGGCGATGTGGATTACCAATCTAAGCGGAAGTAAAGCAACTGAATATCAGTTTTATATTGCTGGAATCGGTGCTTTAATTCTTGGAATTTATGCATTTACATTGCCAAAATGTGAACCACAACGTTTAATTAAAGAAAACGCAACTTGGATTGAAACTTTTGGTTTAGAGTCGTTTAAATTATTTGCTAATTATAAAATGGCATTGTTCTTTGTTTTTTCTATGTTTTTAGGAGGAGCACTTCAATTGACAAATGCTTATGGAGATGTATTTTTAGATGAATTTAAACATTTTCCAAAATATGCAGATTCGTTTGTAATAAAATATTCGACAATTATTATGTCGATTTCTCAGGTTTCGGAAACCTTATTTATTTTAGCAATTCCATTTTTCTTAAGACGTTTTGGAATCAAACAAGTTATGCTTATCAGTATGTTGGCTTGGGTTCTTCGTTTCGGATTATTTGCTTTTGGAGATCCAGTAAATGGTTTATGGATGATTATCTTGTCTTGTATTGTTTACGGAATGGCATTTGATTTCTTTAATATTTCCGGTTCTTTATTCGTAGAAAGCAATACAGATTCTAAAATTCGTTCTTCTGCGCAAGGTTTATTTATGATGATGACCAATGGAGTAGGAGCGGTTTTAGGAAGTTTGACTTCTGGATGGGCAATCGATCGTTTCTTTACAAAATCTTTTGCAAATACAACTGAGTTAGCCGGATTTTTACAAACAGACACAACAAATTCTAAAATGTTAGAATTTGTAAAAAGTCAAGGAAATTCAGTTTCTACAGATGGAATTTTTACTAATCCGATATTAATGAAAGACTGGCATACGATCTGGCTGTCTTTTGCTGCTTATGCTTTGGTAATTGCTATTGCTTTTGCTGTCTTGTTTAAACATAAACATGATCCGAAGGAAATTGAGAGTTTGAGTCATTAAAATAATATTTGATCTTTTTCGACGTTAGGAGGTTGAACAAGTAAAATAAACTAAAATTTAAAATACCACAAAGTTTCTATTTATGGAAACTTTGTGGTATTTTTGTTATGTATAAATTGAATGAAATATTTTGAAACTAAATTTTTAGAAGAGGCAAGAGAATTTATATTAAAATTGGATATAAAGATTAGCGAGAAAATTTTATATAATATTGATTTAGCTGAAAAGAAGCAAGATCCTAGGTTGTTTAAGAAGCTTAATGATAACATTTGGGAATTTAGAATTAGGTATGCGAGAATTCAAATTCGACTTTTAGCATTTTGGGATAAAACCAATAACAAGAAAACTTTGGTTATTGCAACTCATGGTTTTATAAAAAAGGTTGATAAAGTGGCTGGAAGTGAAATTGAAAAAGCTAATAGAATTAGAATGAAATATTTTGAAAATAAAATAGATTAGTTATGGCAAAGAAAGAAATAAAGATGTATTCGCTTTCTGAAATGAAAGATGAAGTTATTGGGAAAATTGGAACTCCTGAAAGAGATAAATATGAATATGAACTTAATATGGAGTTATTAGGAAGAATGATTAAAACTGCTAGAAAAGAAAGAAATCTTACACAGGAACAATTAGGAAATCTGATTGGAGTAAAAAAAGCCCAAATTTCAAAATTAGAAAGCAGTACAAATAGTGCAACAATTGATACTATAATAAAGGCGTTTAAAGCGTTAAAAGCAGAAATTAGTTTTAACGTAAAGATTGAAAACCAGAATTTGCAGGTTTCGTAAAACTTTGGCGAAGATAGCTATACATTGTAAACCCTACAGTTTTTCATTTGTTAAGATCTTATGGAAATAAAAAGTTCTAATCTAGCCCCGATAGAAGTGGAAATCCTTTTATGTCTCATTTCTTTAACGAGACATAAAAGATTGCAGCGGATAGCGGGACTAAACGTCTTGAAAAACCTAAAATCTTCTGCTTCTTAATAATCAACTGATAATCAATTTGGAAATATTTTGTAAATCCAAATATTTGTAGTAATTTTGCAGACCTTTTGGCAGAGAAGAGTTTCCTTTAGGTATCAACCATTTATGTAAAACAACTTCTGTATTTTCTATCGCATTGAGAAACTCGAGAAAAACAGAATACAAATTTTTTTATCAGCATGTCTGAACAATTAAAATCACAAGAAGAGTTTTTAGCAAATTTTAACTGGCATAACTTCCAAGAAGGAATCGATGCAGTAGATGAAAAAAACTTACAAGAGTTTGAAGAACTAGTATCTAAAACTTTCATCGCTACAGATCAAGAAGAAGTAGTTGAAGGAGTTGTTGTTAGAATTACAGATAGAGACGTTATCGTTGATATCAATGCTAAATCTGAAGGTGTTATTTCTTTAAATGAATTCCGTTACAACCCAAACTTAAAAGTAGGTGACAAAGTAGAAGTATTAATCGACATCCGTGAGGACAAAACAGGTCAATTAGTATTATCTCACAGAAAAGCACGTACTATCAAATCTTGGGATAGAGTTATTGCAGCTAATGAAACTGGAGAAATCGTTAACGGTTTTGTTAAATGTAGAACTAAAGGAGGTATGATCGTTGATGTATTCGGTATCGAAGCGTTCTTACCAGGATCTCAAATTGACGTTAAGCCAATTAGAGACTACGATGTATATGTAAACAAAATGATGGAATTCAAAGTGGTAAAAATCAACCACGAATTCAAAAACGTTGTTGTATCTCATAAAGCGCTTATCGAGGCTGATATTGAAGTACAGAAAAAAGAAATCATCGGTCAATTACAAAAAGGACAAGTATTAGAAGGTGTTGTTAAAAACATTACTTCTTATGGTGTGTTCATTGACTTAGGTGGTGTTGACGGATTAATTCACATTACTGACCTTTCTTGGAGTAGAATCAACCACCCAAGTGAAGTTCTTGAATTAGACCAAAAATTAAACGTTGTAATCCTTGATTTCGATGATGAGAAAACAAGAATTCAATTAGGATTGAAACAATTAAACGCTCACCCATGGGATGCTTTAGATGCTAACTTAACTGTTGGTGACAAAGTTAAAGGTAAAGTAGTTGTAATCGCTGATTACGGTGCATTTATCGAAGTTGCAGAAGGTGTTGAAGGTTTAATCCACGTTTCTGAAATGTCATGGTCAACTCACTTACGTTCTGCTCAGGACTTCGTGAAAGTTGGAGATGTTGTTGAAGCAGTTATCTTAACTCTTGACAGAGATGATCGTAAGATGTCATTAGGTATCAAACAATTAACTCAAGATCCATGGACTGACATTACTTCTAAATACCCAGTAGGTTCTAAACATACAGGTATCGTTAGAAACTTTACAAACTTTGGTATTTTCGTAGAATTAGAAGAAGGAATTGATGGATTAATCTACATTTCTGACTTATCTTGGACTAAGAAAATTAAACACCCATCTGAGTTTGTAAACGTTGGTGAAAAACTTGATGTTGTTGTATTAGAATTAGATGTTGAAGGACGTAAATTATCTTTAGGTCACAAACAAACTACTGCTAATCCTTGGGATCAGTACGAAGATTCTTTCGCTGTAGGAACTATCCACAACGGTGAGATTTCTGAAATCGTTGACAAAGGAGCTACTGTAGAATTCGGAGATGATATCGTTGCTTTCATTCCTACTCGTCACCTTGAAAAAGAAGACGGAAAGAAATTGAAAAAAGGTGATACAGCTGATTTCAAAGTAATTGAATTCAACAAAGAATTCAAAAGAGTAGTTGCTTCTCACACTGCTATCTTCCGTGAAGAAGAAGAGAAAAACGTGAAAGCTGCCGCTGAAACTACTGCATCTGCATCTACAAACGCACCAGCTGCGACTTTAGGTGATAACAATGATGTATTAGCTGCTTTAAAAGCTAAAATGGAAAAAACTGAGAAAAAATAATTCTTAGCTTTTTATAAATAGAAAGTCCCACAGAAATGTGGGACTTTTTTGTTTCTATTTGTTTTTGTTTCAGGTTTAAAGTTTCAAGTTGCTTATTTTTGTCAGTTCGAGCAGAATCAGACCTTTTTGGAAATGATTTCTATTTATTTAGAAGCTAATAATTTAGTTTCTTCTGGAGTAAAATCGTCAACAACAGAATAAGAGTTAATTCCAGCAATCTTCATTTCGTCTAAAATTTCAACTAAATTCCCGTAGTTAGATTTTTTACTTGGTTTGATAACAACTATAAGTCCATTTTTTGGTTTGCCTAACTGAGCAGAATATTGTAATACTTTTTTATTTCTTTCGAATATTTTTTTTCTAATTCCGTTTTGACCATATCCTACTTCTTTTGGTGAATCAATGGGAACAAATAATAATCCTGTATAAGTAATGATTCTGTTATTGCCATCTAAAATTATTGTCATGTTTCGATTCTCATCTGTCAAGTAGCATCCTCGATATAGATCTTCATCAATACAATCTGGTCTTCCAAACTCCATGACCTTTGATTTTGATAATTCTCCAACAACCATAAAAAATATTATCAATAAAAAAGAAACACTAACCATTGCTGTTAAATCAACTCGTGAACTGAGTTTTTTACTTCTGACTTTTTGAGGTAGATTTTTCATACATTCAAATTTTATAGTTTTAATTTAAAGCTAACAGTTTTTCTTCTTCGGGAATGAAATAATCATCAATGTTATATGTTTGAATATTTGCTAATCTCAATTCTTCTAAAATAGCTACTAAATTTCCATAATTGCTTTTACGGGATGGTTTTATAAATACAATTACTCCTCGATTTGGCTTTCCGATAGCGGCCGAATATTCAAGGATTTTTTTGTTGATAGCAGATAACTCCTTTCGAAACCCATTTTTACTATAATTCGTTTTTGTTATTTTTTCTGCAGAAAAATTTAAAATACCACTATATGTTATGATTTTGTCGTTTTCTCCCAATAATACAGTGTAAAAACGATCAGTTTTATAACAACCTGTTATAGGTTCGCCACATCCTCTGTTTAAATCTGGCAAATTCAAATCCATAATTTTTGGCTTGGATAATTCACCAACAACCATAAAAAATATAATCAGCAAAAAAGAAATACTGACCATTACGGTTAAATCAACTCTTGATTTTAATTTTTTACTTCTGACTTTTTGAGGTAGATTTTTCATAGTAAATAGGTTTTGGAATTTAAATTTAATAATAAAAAGAAAGCGAAAATCATCACACTATTAAAAATAATCAAAAATATTTTTTGTCATTAAAGTCTTGTTCTTCAATACAAATTGAGAATTTTTGAATATTCTTTATAATTATTTTCATTTTTATTAAAACCAAAACAAATATATCAGCGTAAATGACTTTATAACTTAAAATATTAATTATGAAAACTAGAAAATTTTTAGCCTCAGTAACTTTAGTCTTAGCATTCGGATTTACATCATTCGCTCAAAAAACTGTAATGGTTGGCGGAGCTGCAATGTATCCAAATAAAAATATTATTGAAAATGCTGTTAACTCAAAAGATCACACAACTTTGGTTGCAGCAGTAAAAGCGGCAGATTTAGTAGAAACTTTAAAAGGAAAAGGACCGTTTACTGTTTTTGCTCCAACTAATGCGGCTTTTGACAAATTGCCAAAGGGAACAGTGGAAACATTACTTAAACCTGAAAACAAAAAAATGCTTCAAAACATTTTGACTTATCATGTTGTTTCTGGAAAGTGGAGCTCTGCTGATATTGCAAAAGCAATAAAAGACGGAAAAGGTAAAGCAGCAATTAAAGCAGTAAATGGTGGTACTCTAACAGCTTGGATGCAAGGAAAAGATTTATATATTACTGACGAAAATGGTAATAAATCTAAAGTAACTATTGCAGATGTTAACCAATCAAATGGTGTTATTCATGTTGTGAACGCGGTATTGTTACCAAAGAAATAATTATCTCCAAAACATAACCTACGATTGAAAAAAGTTCTGCAATTATTGCAGGACTTTTTACTTTTTAGCTGTTAAAGTACTGCCAGCAGAAGCCACAACAACACATACAACAGCTAAAATTTCATAAATGCTTAAATTTTCTTGTAGAAATATAAAAGCACAAATAGAAGCGGCAGCTGGTTCTAAACTCATTAAAATACTAAAAGTACGAGGAGGAAGTTGTCCTAAAGCTTTCATTTCTAAAGTAAAAGGAATTGCACTAGATAAAAGCGCAAGGGCGACACCCATTCCGAAAAGCTTTGGAGTTAGATGTGACAATCCTGTTTCTAGAAGACCGAAAGGTAAAACTAAACTAGCAGCAAATAACATTCCGATTGTTACGGCTTGGCCATCGTTCATTATTTTTGAAATTTTCCCACCTAAAACAATATAAGCGGTCCAAAACGCTCCTGCTAAAAGTGCACATAATATACCAATCGGATCTAATCGACCGTTTGTCCAAGGTGCAATAAGCAAAATTCCTATTGCTGCTAGCAAAACCCAGCAATAATCTACTAATCGTTTTGAACCTGCAATTGCTAATAACAGCGGACCAACAAATTCTAAAGTAACGGCTAAACCAATAGGAATTCTTTCTATAGCGAAATAAAAAATTAAATTCATCGCTCCTAAAGACAATCCATACGGAATTACAATTTTCCATTGTTCTTTAGTTACTTCTTTTAAATTTGGTCTATAAGCTAAAAGTAAAATTAATGCCGAAATACCAATTCGTAATGATGCCGTTCCAGCTGCTCCAATTGTAGGAAATAATGTTTTGGCGATCGCTGCGCCACATTGTACACTAATAATTGCTAATAATACTGCCGGAACAGGAGGAAGGTTAATTTCTTTGTTTTTCATTAAAAACCTAGATTTTTATTTTTAAGATGGTTAATTCTTCAACTTTTTGATCTTGAAAAGTTTTCAGCGTAACATAGTACCACTTTTCATTGTCTAAGTCAATTGTAAAAACATCATTTAGATTATGATTTTTGATTTCAGTTTCAAATTTTTTTACCATTGTACCTTCAGTAAACCAATTTAAATCTCCATCTTTACTTGAATCCATGCTGTATTTATTTGCTAAATCTGCAAATGAAGCGCCTTTTTTATACTGTCCTAAAATTTTTTTGCGAAGCTCGTTTATTGATTTTAGAGACATCTTATTTCCATCTAAAAAGATATAACTCACTCGTAATGCGGTTATATTTTTTAAATCAATAACTTTATAAATATTATTTTCATCAGAAAAAATATCACCTTTTATTTTATTCTGAAATATTCTATAAGGTTCGCTTTATCTATTTTTGGAACTATTGTCCAAACTTCAGCCATAACATTTTCATTGCTTTCAATAAAACTTGTGGCTTCTTCAATAGTATTAATAGCTTTTATTTGGTCTTCAATTTTTTGAGAAAAAGAATTAGAGCAAATCAAGAAAAATACGACAGTTAAAAAATACTGCATATTTTTAGTTAAGTTTTTAATTAAAATCATTTTAATTGTCTAATGCTCTTTTGGTTACATAAGCTCTATATCCAATAATAGCCATTTGCCATTTTTTAGCTTTCGAAATATCCAATCCTTGTTTGGTAAAACTTGGCAATAGTAATTTATTTAATTTAGCAAGAAATTTATACATAGCAGATTTGTTTATTCAAAGATATAAAAAAAAGACCTTGTGTTTTAATCAAAGTCTTTATGTGCAATTAAGGTCTTTTAAAATTTAAGAATCAAATTTTCATCTCCGTCTGTTTGTCTGTTGATGGCGTTTTTCGGAGCTTCCATCCATCCGGTTTTATTAATCACGAATTTAAAAAGATGGGTTTTGTCTTTTTCAAATTGTGATTTTGGAATTGACAATTCGAAAGTGTTTTTGTTTTTTCTAATCATTTGATAATCTTTATCATTTGGATTCCAATTGTCAAATGAGCCCGCAATGGAAACACTTTTTATCAAATCTGAACTTAAAGTTTTATCATGTTCGTAAGTAAAAACTACTTTATCGCCAATTATTTTATAACCGTAAATTCCAGATTGCTTTTTGTTTTCGCTCAATAAATCATTAGAAAGTTTTACAATTGCTTCACCTAAAGCATTTGCTGTGTTTTCGTCACTAATATTTACAATTATAGAAAGTCCTAATTGACATTCGGGATAAATAACCAGCATATTTTGAGTGCCAAATGCACCACCGTGTTTCCAACAATTTTTGCCATTTTCATCAACTTGAATATAATCCCAGAAATAACCGTTCCAAGTTGTCGAACTGTTTAAGAGATTTCGCTGTGATTCTTGAACTATTTTGTTCTTTGTATTTAATTCATAAGCAATAAATTTGGTAAGATCACTTAAAGTAGATTTTAAACGACCAGCTGCGCCCCAAAGATTATCAGAAATGCTTGGCATTAAAATTCCTTTTAAATTATAACCATTTGCAACTACAACATTTGAACTTAAATTTATTCCTGTCGAAGTCATGCCAAGTTTAGAAAAAATATTTTCTTTTAATAGCGTTTCGTAACTTTTCTGATAGACATTTTCTAGAATATGAGCAGTCAAATTTAGACTTCCATTGCTATACTTAAATTTTGTGCCAGGCAAAGTATCTAACTTAATTGTTTTGAGATCTTCGAAGAAATTTTCTTGAGTATAAGATTCGTCGATTTTCTTAAAGGCAAGATAACTGCTGTCGTTACGATTTTTTCTTAATTCGCTTGTATCAGGGAGATCTTTATCAAAACCAGTTCTAAAAGATACTAAATCTTTAATCGTAATTGGAGTTCCATTATATTCTAAATTTGGATAATTGCCATTTAGATATTTTCTGATGTCTTCATCAGGATTTAGTTTTCCTTCTAAAACCGCTTGAGCTGCCAGTAATCCCGTAAATAATTTAGTTATCGAAGCTACTTCAAATACCGTATTATTATTGGCAATGTTTTCTTTTCCTTTATCAATTTCGCCATAATGTCTTGTATATGTTTTTC from Flavobacterium sp. YJ01 carries:
- the lon gene encoding endopeptidase La; protein product: MSNHKILTIDNLSLQEFDSEAELIPLLTPEDEEEMNNEELPVSLPILPLRNTVLFPGVVIPISAGRDKSIKLINDANAGGKIIGVVSQINEEDEDPSKDDIHKIGTVARILRVLKMPDGNVTVILQGKKRFEIDEVVAEEPYMTATIKEVAEERPDENDSEFTAILDSVKELAIQIIKESPNIPSEATFAIKNIESQSFLINFVSSNMNLSVKEKQGLLSINGLKERALETLRYMNVELQKLELKNDIQSKVRFDLDQQQREYFLQQQMKTIQEELGGVSQEEEMDEMGLKAKTKKWDEKTQKHFEKELSKMRRMNPQSPDFGIQRNYLELFLELPWGEYSKDKFDLKFAQKVLDKDHFGLDEVKKRMIEHLAVLKLRNDMKSPIICLTGPPGVGKTSIGRSVAEALGREYVRISLGGLRDEAEIRGHRKTYIGAMPGRIIQSLKKAGTSNPVFILDEIDKLSSGNSGDPSSALLEVLDPEQNNAFYDNFLEMGYDLSKVMFIATSNNMAAIQPALRDRMEVIKMSGYTIEEKVEIAKRHLFPKQLEAHGLTAKDLTIGKKQLEKIVEGYTRESGVRNLETKIAQVIRNAAKSVAMEEEYNKKVTDDDIVTILGVPRLERDKYENNDVAGVVTGLAWTSVGGDILFIESLISEGKGALTITGNLGTVMKESATIALEYIKANAKKLGLKTEIFQKYNIHLHVPEGATPKDGPSAGIAMLTSLVSLLTQKKVKKSIAMTGEITLRGKVLPVGGIKEKILAAKRANIKEIILCHENKSDIDEIKAEYLEGLTFHYVKEMSEVLALALTDQNVKNAKELK
- a CDS encoding nucleoside permease; this encodes MGIKNRLILMSFLQFFVWGAWLITIGNYWFGTKNWEGTQFGLVFGTMGIASLFMPTLTGIIADRWVNAEKLYGILHILYAVVLFGIAQVTTPDTFIIVMLLAMCCYMPTIALSNSISYTSLKLNNKNIVKDFPPIRVWGTIGFIVAMWITNLSGSKATEYQFYIAGIGALILGIYAFTLPKCEPQRLIKENATWIETFGLESFKLFANYKMALFFVFSMFLGGALQLTNAYGDVFLDEFKHFPKYADSFVIKYSTIIMSISQVSETLFILAIPFFLRRFGIKQVMLISMLAWVLRFGLFAFGDPVNGLWMIILSCIVYGMAFDFFNISGSLFVESNTDSKIRSSAQGLFMMMTNGVGAVLGSLTSGWAIDRFFTKSFANTTELAGFLQTDTTNSKMLEFVKSQGNSVSTDGIFTNPILMKDWHTIWLSFAAYALVIAIAFAVLFKHKHDPKEIESLSH
- the porQ gene encoding type IX secretion system protein PorQ, whose amino-acid sequence is MPKPVVLFFMILLCSVCFGQVGGRYTYQFLNLTTSPRQAALGGDIITIYDEDVNQAMSNPALINPDMDNHLALNYGSYYGEASYGTASYAYTYDRHVQTFYAGISYVNYGSFEGYDENGQSTSSFTGSEGALTVGYAYNVPYTDLYIGANAKLITSSLENYNSIGGAVDLGLLYLIEESKLNLGFVVRNIGTQFTTYSGIKENLPFEIVAGISQELEHVPIRWHLSLENLQQWNISFSNPVRGETNIDGSTNPEKVSFFNNALRHVAFGVEIFPQRAFNFRVGYNFRRGEELRVEEQRNFSGVSLGFGLKINKLKFNYSYSRYTLAANTSLFGLILNFQ
- a CDS encoding murein L,D-transpeptidase catalytic domain-containing protein, which gives rise to MKKILFIVFLLAAVFTAYLFISDKKDFSSASEPETDKRIEYQVSEVRKFLKSNSKYNDRVVFFIDMKIPSGKNRFFVYDLKENKIIDKGLVAHGSGSETGIKGRLKFSNVPNSLSTSLGKYYIGNHYNGKFGKAYKLYGLDKSNSNAFKRDIVFHYYYDVPYKEKDGYICNSYGCPMVNKKYFQRMAKIIDSSESDILMNIYY
- the cmk gene encoding (d)CMP kinase; the encoded protein is MRKITIAIDGFSSTGKSTLAKQLAKELEYVYVDTGAMYRAVAYFAMQHNLISADFFKKEALIEALVDIKLEFRYNAALGFAEMYLNGENVEKQIRTIEVSNFVSKVAAVSEVRTKLVEQQQEMGTNKAIVMDGRDIGTVVFPNAELKIFMTASAETRAQRRFDELQQKGDNVTYEEVLKNVVDRDHMDTHREDSPLVIADDAIEIDNSYLNKEEQFAAVLELVNDIVKLD